From one Treponema denticola genomic stretch:
- a CDS encoding sulfurtransferase TusA family protein: protein MSDIIVDARGLACPEPVVLTKKALAANSAFVVLVDNETSKENIKRFCDNAKAKTKIEPSDDGWKIAVSK, encoded by the coding sequence ATGTCTGATATTATTGTAGATGCTAGAGGGCTTGCTTGCCCTGAGCCTGTGGTTTTAACCAAGAAAGCTCTTGCAGCAAATTCTGCCTTCGTTGTGTTGGTAGATAACGAAACATCAAAAGAAAATATAAAACGCTTTTGCGATAATGCAAAGGCTAAAACAAAGATTGAACCCAGCGATGACGGCTGGAAAATTGCCGTATCAAAATAA
- a CDS encoding DUF3343 domain-containing protein has translation MKEYLITFHTHYDSLVCMRAVNKTDNAKTGELTAKLVPVPRSVSSSCGTALKLIFKEGLAFDKDYFSQFDYDAFYSLSEDSKYVEV, from the coding sequence ATGAAAGAGTATTTAATTACCTTTCATACACATTATGATTCTCTTGTCTGCATGAGGGCCGTGAACAAAACGGATAATGCTAAGACAGGAGAGTTGACTGCAAAATTGGTTCCGGTGCCTCGCTCTGTAAGTTCAAGCTGCGGCACTGCATTAAAATTAATTTTTAAAGAAGGCCTTGCTTTTGATAAAGATTATTTTAGTCAATTTGATTACGATGCTTTTTATTCTTTAAGTGAAGATAGTAAGTATGTTGAAGTGTGA